A part of Podarcis muralis chromosome 13, rPodMur119.hap1.1, whole genome shotgun sequence genomic DNA contains:
- the DVL2 gene encoding segment polarity protein dishevelled homolog DVL-2 has translation MALAAGPGPGSGCGGGAAAGAAMPGPAAGETKVIYHLDEEETPYLVKIPVPAERITLGHVKAALARPGAKYFFKSMDQDFGVVKEEISDDNAKLPCFNGRVVSWLVSSENPQPELPPPPPPPIEVRPEPSPPPPPLPPLPVERTSGIGDSRPPSFHPNISSSHENLDPETETESVVSLRRERPRRRESMEHGGGHRLNGQSRLERHLAGYESSSTLLTSELETTSLCDSDDDDTMSRFSSSTEQSSASRLLKRHRRRRKQRPPRLERTSSFSSVTDSTMSLNIITVTLNMEKYNFLGISIVGQSNERGDGGIYIGSIMKGGAVAADGRIEPGDMLLQVNDINFENMSNDDAVRVLREIVHKPGPIVLTVAKCWDPSPQGYFTLPRNEPIQPIDPAAWVSHSAALTGAFAAYPGSSSMSTITSGTSVTETERFDDFNLSIHTDMASVTKAMASPESGLEVRDRMWLKITIPNAFLGSDVVDWLYHHVEGFQDRREARKYASNLLKAGFIRHTVNKITFSEQCYYIFGDFSGCENYMANLSLNDNDGSSGASDQDTLAPLPLPGATPWPLMPTFSYQYPAPHPYSPQPPPYHELSSYSYGMGSAGSQHSEGSRSSGSNRSDGGGGGSGAGRGAGKPKEEKAGADSKSGSGSESEYSIRSGSQRGGVTVGPGGEGSSQRSQHSLGGGSIRSHHSLHAAYAAPGGIPLAYNPMVVMMVPPPAPPSAAAAAAAVQPPGAPPVRDLGSVPPELTASRQSFHMAMGNPSEFFVDVM, from the exons ATGGCGCTGGCGGCGGGCCCCGGgcctggctctggctgtggcggcggggcggcggcgggggcggcgATGCCGGGGCCGGCGGCGGGGGAGACGAAGGTGATTTACCACCTGGACGAGGAGGAGACGCCCTACCTGGTCAAGATCCCCGTCCCGGCCGAGCGCATCACCCTGGGCCACGTCAAGGCGGCCCTCGCCCGGCCGGGAGCCAAGTACTTCTTCAAGAGCATGGACCAGGACTTCGG GGTTGTGAAGGAGGAGATCTCCGATGACAACGCAAAGCTCCCTTGCTTCAATGGCAGAGTCGTTTCCTGG CTTGTGTCTTCTGAGAACCCCCAGCCtgagctccctccccctccccctcctcccatagAGGTACGACCAGAACCTtcgccaccgccgccgccactTCCTCCGTTGCCCGTGGAGCGGACTAGTGGCATTGGGGATTCCCGACCCCCTTCCTTCCA CCCAAACATCTCCAGCAGCCACGAGAACCTGGACCCCGAAACTGAGACTGAGTCCGTTGTGTCGCTGAGGCGGGAGCGGCCACGCCGCAGGGAGAGCATGGAGCACGGAG GTGGGCACCGGCTAAACGGGCAGTCCCGCTTGGAGCGGCACCTGGCTGGGTACGAGAGCTCCTCCACCCTGCTGACCAGCGAACTTGAGACCACCAGCCTCTGCGACTCAGACGATGATGACACCATGAGCAG GTTCAGCAGCTCCACGGAGCAGAGCAGTGCCTCTCGCCTCCTCAAGCGCCACCGCAGGCGGCGGAAGCAGCGCCCACCACGTCTCGAGCGG ACTTCGTCCTTCAGCAGCGTCACCGACTCGACCATGTCTCTCAACATCATCACCGTTACCCTGAACATGG AAAAGTACAATTTCCTGGGCATCTCCATCGTGGGGCAAAGTAATGAGCGAGGAGACGGGGGCATCTACATTGGCTCCATCATGAAGGGCGGCGCGGTGGCGGCAGACGGCCGGATCGAGCCCGGGGACATGCTGCTGCAG GTCAACGACATTAATTTTGAGAACATGAGCAATGACGACGCCGTGAGGGTCTTGCGGGAGATTGTCCACAAGCCGGG CCCGATTGTGCTGACAGTGGCCAAGTGCTGGGACCCCTCCCCACAAGGCTATTTCACCCTGCCGAGAA ATGAGCCAATCCAGCCTATCGACCCAGCGGCCTgggtgtcccattcagctgccctGACTGGGGCCTTTGCTGCCTACCCTGGGAGCAGCTCGATGAGCACCATCACCTCGGGGACCTCCGTCACTGAGACTGAAC GCTTTGACGACTTCAACCTGTCCATCCACACCGACATGGCCTCTGTCACCAAGGCCATGGCTTCCCCAGAGTCGGGCCTGGAGGTCCGCGACCGCATGTGGCTGAAGATCACCATCCCCAACGCTTTCCTAG GCTCGGATGTGGTGGACTGGCTATACCACCACGTGGAGGGCTTCCAGGACCGCCGAGAGGCCCGCAAGTACGCTAGCAACCTCCTGAAGGCCGGCTTCATCCGCCACACAGTCAACAAGATCACCTTCTCTGAGCAGTGCTACTACATCTTCGGAGACTTCAGCGGCTGCGAAAACT acatGGCCAACCTCTCCCTCAACGACAACGACGGCTCCAGCGGCGCCTCCGACCAGGACACCCTGGCCCCGCTGCCCTTGCCGGGCGCCACCCCCTGGCCTCTGATGCCCACCTTCTCCTACCAGTACCCGGCGCCCCACCCCTACAGCCCACAGCCCCCGCCTTACCATGAGCTCTCTTCCTACAGCTACGGCATGGGGAGTGCCGGCAGCCAGCACAGCGAAG GCAGCCGGAGCAGTGGGTCAAACCGCAGTGATGGCGGCGGTGGCGGCAGTGGTGCCGGCCGAGGGGCCGGCAAGCCCAAGGAAGAGAAGGCGGGGGCCGACTCCAAGTCCGGCAGCGGCAGCGAGTCGGAGTACTCCATCCGCAGCGGCAGCCAGCGCGGCGGGGTGACGGTGGGGCCCGGCGGGGAGGGGTCTTCCCAGCGCAGCCAGCACAGCCTGGGGGGTGGCAGCATCCGTTCCCACCACTCCCTCCACGCGGCCTACGCTGCCCCGGGGGGCATCCCCCTGGCTTACAACCCCATGGTGGTCATGATggtcccgccccccgccccgccctcagcTGCTGCGGCCGCCGCGGCCGTCCAGCCCCCCGGCGCCCCCCCGGTGCGCGACTTGGGCTCGGTGCCCCCCGAGCTCACGGCCAGCCGCCAGTCGTTCCACATGGCCATGGGGAACCCCAGCGAGTTCTTTGTCGACGTGATGTGA